Sequence from the Uloborus diversus isolate 005 chromosome 8, Udiv.v.3.1, whole genome shotgun sequence genome:
GCAGAATTAATCATTGCAAAGAACTGTAAAGCTACCTGACACACCAAGTcgtaattttttattcttctcaTAAGAACAAGTAGGGATTCTCAGTTGTACCACACTAAACAAAACGAACATACAGCGACTGGTGGAAAaagtaaatcaatttttatttcgcTTCGGAactaaaactgcttttaaaaaagttaataaccATCTCTCTTAGAAATCCTGGTCACGGGCATGTTCAGAAGAGAGAATTAGGTAATATGCTAAATGGAAACACTCAGCAATTAAgggttaaaaaagaaacatacaaataaaattaaacaataacCTTTCCAGTGAAATGTTTAATTTCATAttacatgttttttcttttctttttttcccccctattTTCTTTTGTGGTAACTTGTGGATTAGTTCCGCTACACAGATGTGCCCCAACATAAACTTTTGGAAGAGGGAAATTCTCAATTAACTCTgaattttccgaatgataaaataaataaataaaacaaaaagtacgTTCATGCATACATACTTTCATCTGATGAAAAGAAACATTAGGCATAGTTGAAAATagattgaaaaataattgcaatattgCTGTCTGTGTCGTTTTATGGATCGTCAGCCGAAATttgctaaatgaaaaaaaaaatgaaaaacggtTGGTCATAGTGACCTCCCGTAACCTGACATCGGGGAGCGTCTGGGTCCACAACGAGGGTTTACAAAATGTCTAAATCAATAAAGCAAAGAATATTCAAGTGTTTGAGCTATTTGAAACATACGTGTGTGCAAGCTAAAAATGTGTATAAAATGTTTTCACAAggtaaaatgaaactaaaataataaacGACATTTGTTTTGGAGCAATGTTTCATTTAAGAGTAAACATATTATATAGTCAATAAATATCAATGTCTGATATCTATACAGGCATGTGGGGTCACCACTCTGAGCCGAGACCTGTCATTTAgagagtcggggggggggggggggagtcgattTCCCTCTATCCcggctttaaaaaattaatggtttTACATATAAGTgagcgtggtttttgttgttttccaatgaAATTTACATTGAGTACATGCCCTTTGCCCCTTCTCCTTCTTGGAAGAATCCGAAAATGACGGGCCTGCCAAACCCCAAAAACAGCTGAAAGTGTGCTGAAAAAAAGTGAATACAATCTTTTTGTTGTCATCACATGTTGAAGTAATACTGAATCGTTGCGAATGAagcaaatgtattttaaaaattattttgctaatttgttatttaatttctatttttattatatGTTGGCAGAGCTGTCATTAGGAAATTGTCCCAAATAGGAAATTAGGAAATTGTCATTAGGAAATTGTCTTGGATCCCATTTTGTATTAATAGGATCTATATCATGGTATTGAacataattattgttttaaatgcTGTATAGCCGGGTGATGGTACAGAGCTTTTATTTCAtcgtaaaaaacaaaatgttttaattttttccctttccttctctctttttttttttttcgtattttcttaCACTTTTTGGCGTTTTTTGAAGTAATCATGCAAAAAATTGCGCAATAgacatatatttttactttgacAAAATTGGAGAATGTCAACTTTCACCGTGCTTCACCAGAAGTTTTCGGTCTTTAAGCTATGTGAATGTTAATATTCACCGGCAAATGTCGACAATTACTAGATTTTGGATTTCGAAAGTATAACATATTTACGACTTCTTGTGTTATTGATTTATCTCACATCCAGAGCAGACGAGATGACATGTGAGACGAGTCAAAAACTAGAGGCCCGATATTTAAGGGACCTGGTTCGGAATTAGAGTAAAATAAACTTAACGAGTTTCATGGGGAAAGCGGGCCCGggaaccaaactgacaagggctGACCTTTGCGCTTGATGGCCCTGATCTCACATaaggcaaatttgccaaaaaaatacGCTTGTTCGAAGGTTCTTacttcaaaaatatcataaaatcaaACTTATGACTATTTTCACACTTTTGTTTTTATCTGAATAGCAATACAtctactcacaaaaaaaaaaccctagcaaTTTTTTTCCTGTGTATAGTTTTTTGCGAATCATTTCACGTACTACTGGGAAAAAAATGCGGGTTACTTTGAAAGCATGAACTGCACACATTTTTTATACCGCCATCTTATACTCTCATTACCATactctattgaaaaaaaaataaaaaaaagtaaaataattaccAATTTAAAAGCAAAAGATGTGGTTTTTAAGCTAACTTAGTTAGTCCAAACTGTATATTTTGAGTatattaccgcccaatagccagctcagtcatttccagccgaggactgcagtttcgtgcttattagcactcatcagcccggcataggaagtgcctgagctggagatggaaaacctcttaaggaagccaagagtgccaaacaaactggtagctaatatagaattagcgcagaccagacgagtgaccgaagcaatggttcggttcaactcgaggattgaaggcaaggtaaggtttcagtaaattaccgggggGCCCAATAGCCAGGCGTCCTTGGATGGATTGATGTCCAattgtcctcggctggaaatgactgaactggcggtgtatttcatgtatttctgctttagccctggctattgggcccggtaatttactgaataaaccttgccttgccttcaatcctcgagttgaaccgaaccactgcttcggtcactcgtctgatctgcgctaattatatattagctaccagtttgtttggcactcttggcttccttaagaggttttccgtctccagctcagtcacttcctatgccgggctgctgagggctaataagcacgaaaccgctgtcctcggctggaaatgtctgagctggcggtgtattttacgtatattttgcttttcaatatagagagtagtaaaataataacaaactatTTTATCTAGGAGCTATTTCAGGAGTTATTTTTGTCGAGCAACTATTTTTATcgctatttttaactattttcttctagaatcaaattgaaaaaaaaggcacagatatttttctgtaaatgtaTGTGCGTACAGTTACAGCTTTTAtccttaaatgtaataaaaacggAAAAACTTATCTAATTATACTTTTAGAATTGTTTGTTTAACGCCAGATGTCTATCAATAGAAAAGAACTCATTGGCTTGGAGAAACCCTAAACGACATTAAGGTGAACAAATAGgggaaaatataatgattatttttattaagcataaaaagaataaattctAATGGAGCTGCCTGCACAAATTCTCCAAGAAAGCTTTGAAAAATTTAGGGTTAAGATTGAACATTAATAGATTTAATGTTTATATACAATGTTAAACGCATAAAATGCGCAGTTTAAAGTTTGCAAGAATTAGTATagataaacaataaaaacaactTAATTAAAGTACCAAATTGCACTAAGTATTGCATAAACGTGTCTCGAGAGTTACAAGGAAACCTTCTGTGGGGTGAAAAAGTGCTGAGCTTCTGACATTAAGCAGAAATCACTAAGAAGTGTGCTGCTTTGCGTTGAACttgcaaaacatattttgagaaaaaaactcctttttttttttggagatagaattttttctttataagGCATGAAAACAacttcatgacccccccccccccctagttccACTGCGttttaatagaatttaaaaattatacattcacatcatataatttttttatatgtaatttatttttacgaTATATATTGATTAGTTGATTCTTTGATTGATTGAGGCAATTTCCGCCGAACCTATTCACGTTacttagaagaaaatattttaagtgctCTAATTGTGGTGCAAATCTCGAACAATACGGAAATTAGATCGTGTatatcaaaaagtaattttttaaaatttacgaatctaaatttaaatttagagcgATTTGgagcttttaaatttaagaagTCCCTCTATCTGAATTCCTGAGTATCAAGGTCCTCCGTGCTAAATTAGACGAAGAGTCGACGTAAATTTTGCTTAAGCACACGAAACAACCACACGATTTCACTTACACTtaatttgttaaagtaaataacTTTATGTCCAATGTTAACTACAGTGATAAAATGCTGCAAAATACTTACTTTTGAGTAATCTCCATTGTAAAATCCATCCACGAGACCAGTATAAAACGACAAGGGTAATAAAAGCAACTGATCTACTTTTACCATTTGCttaaatgttgcaaaaatgtcCATCGGGCGGAAATTATGGTGACTTTCGTCTTCTTTTGACTCCTCAGACTCTAAAGGGTCCAAGAAAAACACCATGAAGAACGCCGCCATGAGACTCAGGGCGGTAAAAATGGTCACTAAAATGTAGCGCTTTTCGTCCGCGGGGGGTGACAGGTTGGGGTTTGAACTAAATCCAGTGTCATCACAGAAATCGGGACCGCAATGGTCCAAAACAGCGGTGGAGATGTACGAATCATGGTCATCCTCTTTCATCAGGACAAAGTACGAAATCAGATTTCCCCAAATTTCTGTGTTCTGTTGAATAGTGGTAGCTATACTGAAAAACCAAGCATTCATAACCTCTGCAGAAGACCCTCGCATTTCCGCATAGCGGTGGCTGATTTCGTTTAGGTAAGTGCTTCTTGCGGACCACAGTGGTCCAGAAACCAGCCCACACACCACAGCAGTTGGAATAAGCGTTGACCATGCTGGGTAATAATTGGCCAAGATGTACGGACAGAAGCTGATGACGGAGAACACCAAGGTCTTCTTGCATCCAAGACTACGGATAATCAGCGTTGGCAGAAACAGAGACGAAAATGTCAAGAATCCGTAAATAACGGCTAAAGACACAACTCCGACACCGGCGTCGCCGTTGATGGTACTTTGCAGATTGGACATCGTGTCAAATGCCATAAACAGCAGGAACTGTCCAAAGGACAAGACTAGAAGATTGCGA
This genomic interval carries:
- the LOC129228632 gene encoding LOW QUALITY PROTEIN: protein unc-93 homolog A-like (The sequence of the model RefSeq protein was modified relative to this genomic sequence to represent the inferred CDS: deleted 1 base in 1 codon), yielding MSKELEEKGNACVVQNGSVSKIQITVTTFCEDENGTLDEKAATTSSAKIDGEDENSNISSSPQAQIVRNLLVLSFGQFLLFMAFDTMSNLQSTINGDAGVGVVSLAVIYGFLTFSSLFLPTLIIRSLGCKKTLVFSVISFCPYILANYYPAWSTLIPTAVVCGLVSGPLWSARSTYLNEISHRYAEMRGSSAEVMNAWFFSIATTIQQNTEIWGNLISYFVLMKEDDHDSYISTAVLDHCGPDFCDDTGFSSNPNLSPPADEKRYILVTIFTALSLMAAFFMVFFLDPLESEESKEDESHHNFRPMDIFATFKQMVKVDQLLLLPLSFYTGLVDGFYNGDYSKAYVACAWGVPHVGVVSICYGVVTAVVDSASAPTVAVLGRVGVFLVAALAHFSLFISLTLWKPSPEHTTTFFLVAGVHGIGNGIWMSQIVAFYGYIFKKNEEAAFSCFYFWNSLGFLVAYSYSSYFCTYIKLFIPVVMLGIGLLCYLVVEIRIVKKALAAYNTKRVQ